Proteins co-encoded in one Methylomonas albis genomic window:
- the folC gene encoding bifunctional tetrahydrofolate synthase/dihydrofolate synthase — MTRFDSLQAWLDWQEKLHPRPIDLGLGRVAGVYRQLNPDPKKTPTITVAGTNGKGSCVAFLEAIYRAAGYRVGAYTSPHILRYNERIRIDGEPVDDTLICEAFTRIDAARGDTSLSYFEFGTLAALSIFADADLDIQLLEVGLGGRLDAVNIVDPDAAVVTTIALDHVDWLGHTEEAIGREKAGIFRSGVAAIVGDSLPPSSLPEAAARVGAILLQMGAAFTYQKQADTWDWRSADMQISQLPQPAFKGEHQYRNASAAIMAIKTLQPFLAVSDDAIRQGLRSAKLPGRFQLIAGQPRILLDVGHNPQAVQTLIDYLREYFPEIRIHAVFAMMRDKDIAGVLNMMRDRVTTWYLAPLVNPRAASPDMLETIFQQQGLDNVRSGFADFTEAFQAARQNAGQDELLLIFGSFFLVSEYLSKFS, encoded by the coding sequence ATGACGCGTTTTGATTCGCTGCAAGCCTGGTTGGACTGGCAGGAAAAACTGCACCCTCGGCCTATCGATTTGGGGTTGGGACGGGTTGCCGGTGTTTATCGGCAGCTTAATCCGGACCCCAAAAAAACGCCGACCATTACGGTTGCCGGCACTAACGGCAAGGGTTCCTGCGTGGCATTTTTGGAAGCGATATACCGCGCTGCCGGCTACCGGGTTGGTGCTTATACCTCGCCGCACATTTTGAGGTATAACGAACGTATTCGTATTGATGGTGAGCCGGTCGACGACACTTTGATTTGCGAGGCGTTTACCCGCATCGATGCGGCGCGCGGCGACACCAGCTTGAGTTATTTCGAGTTTGGCACCCTAGCCGCACTGAGTATTTTTGCCGACGCGGATCTGGATATACAGTTGCTCGAGGTCGGTTTGGGCGGCAGACTCGATGCGGTGAATATCGTCGATCCCGATGCGGCAGTGGTGACGACCATAGCACTCGACCATGTTGATTGGCTGGGCCATACCGAAGAAGCAATCGGCCGGGAAAAAGCCGGTATTTTCAGGTCGGGAGTGGCGGCGATAGTCGGGGATAGCCTGCCGCCTAGTTCCTTACCCGAAGCGGCGGCGCGGGTTGGTGCAATTTTGCTGCAAATGGGCGCAGCTTTTACCTATCAAAAACAGGCGGATACTTGGGATTGGCGGTCTGCGGATATGCAAATTAGTCAGCTGCCGCAGCCGGCCTTTAAGGGCGAGCACCAATATCGAAACGCCTCCGCGGCGATAATGGCTATAAAAACCCTGCAGCCTTTTTTGGCGGTCAGTGACGACGCCATTCGGCAAGGTTTGCGCAGCGCGAAGTTGCCGGGGCGTTTTCAATTGATTGCCGGCCAGCCGCGAATTTTGCTTGATGTCGGGCACAACCCGCAGGCTGTGCAAACATTAATCGACTATTTGCGCGAATACTTCCCCGAGATCAGAATACACGCAGTTTTTGCGATGATGCGGGATAAAGATATTGCCGGCGTATTGAACATGATGCGCGATAGAGTAACGACGTGGTACTTAGCACCGCTGGTTAATCCTCGCGCTGCTAGTCCGGATATGTTAGAAACCATTTTTCAGCAACAAGGCCTGGACAATGTCCGCAGCGGTTTTGCCGATTTTACCGAGGCATTTCAAGCCGCTCGGCAAAATGCCGGGCAAGACGAATTGCTTTTGATTTTTGGTTCTTTTTTTCTAGTATCCGAATATTTATCGAAATTTTCTTAG
- the accD gene encoding acetyl-CoA carboxylase, carboxyltransferase subunit beta, producing MSWFEKLVPSAIRTETSQKKTTVPEGLWNKCPRCDAILFNAELEKNLSVCPKCDHHLRISARKRLNMFLDEGGRQEIGAGLKPSDPLKFKDSKRYKDRISQAQKQSNENDALVVMKGSLQGAGIVAAAFDFGFMGGSMGSVVGERFVRGVNESLRSGVPFIVFTASGGARMQESLFSLFQMTKTSAALAKLAEAGIPYISFMTDPTMGGVSASLAMLGDINVAEPDALIGFAGPRVIEQTVREKLPEGFQRSEFLQEHGAIDMIVDRREMREKIASILAIMCAGRSSDADVVIEANPNSESLSDQGESNNPQHQE from the coding sequence ATGAGTTGGTTTGAAAAACTGGTCCCCTCTGCCATTAGAACCGAAACCTCGCAGAAAAAAACCACGGTGCCGGAAGGCTTGTGGAATAAATGCCCACGTTGCGATGCGATTTTGTTCAATGCCGAACTAGAGAAGAATCTTAGCGTTTGTCCAAAATGCGATCACCATTTGCGCATTTCGGCGCGTAAGCGGCTGAATATGTTTCTGGATGAAGGCGGCCGTCAAGAAATAGGCGCTGGATTGAAACCCAGTGATCCTTTGAAATTTAAGGACAGTAAACGCTACAAAGACCGCATCAGCCAAGCGCAAAAACAAAGCAACGAGAATGACGCGTTGGTAGTGATGAAAGGGTCACTGCAAGGCGCCGGTATTGTCGCTGCGGCGTTTGACTTTGGTTTTATGGGTGGTTCCATGGGTTCGGTGGTTGGCGAGCGTTTCGTGCGCGGTGTCAATGAGAGTCTGCGTTCCGGCGTGCCGTTCATCGTGTTTACCGCCAGTGGCGGGGCCCGGATGCAGGAGTCTTTGTTCTCGCTGTTTCAAATGACTAAAACCAGCGCGGCATTGGCCAAGCTGGCAGAAGCCGGCATTCCGTATATATCCTTCATGACCGATCCGACCATGGGCGGGGTTTCCGCCAGTCTGGCGATGTTGGGCGATATTAACGTGGCAGAACCTGATGCCTTGATCGGCTTTGCCGGGCCGCGCGTTATTGAACAAACGGTGCGTGAAAAATTGCCGGAAGGCTTCCAGCGCAGCGAATTTCTTCAGGAACACGGCGCTATAGATATGATCGTCGATCGCCGCGAGATGCGTGAGAAAATAGCCAGTATTCTCGCTATCATGTGTGCCGGGCGCAGCAGCGATGCCGATGTGGTGATCGAAGCCAATCCCAACAGTGAGTCTTTAAGCGATCAAGGTGAAAGCAATAATCCGCAGCATCAGGAATAA
- the trpA gene encoding tryptophan synthase subunit alpha yields MSRLANKFAELKASGRKALIPFITAGDPYPEFTVPLLHEMVAAGADIIELGVPFSDPMADGPVIQRASERALSHHVGLRKVLSMAIEFRKTDQDTPLVLMGYLNPIEIMGYEDFANAAQRADVDGVLTVDLPPEESEECVRLLRERGIDQIFLLAPNTNAERIQKMDAVGSGYLYYVSLKGVTGAGHLDTADVEQKLQLIRQNTALPVGVGFGVKDADTAKTIAAIADGVVVGSALISKIEANLDDPQQAKHEIVTLLKSMRQAMDV; encoded by the coding sequence ATGAGCCGTTTAGCTAACAAATTTGCTGAATTAAAAGCCTCCGGCCGCAAGGCGCTGATACCATTTATTACCGCCGGCGATCCGTATCCGGAATTTACCGTACCCTTGTTGCACGAAATGGTCGCCGCCGGCGCCGACATTATCGAGCTGGGTGTGCCTTTTTCCGACCCGATGGCGGATGGCCCGGTGATACAGCGAGCCAGCGAGCGGGCTTTATCGCATCATGTGGGCTTGCGAAAAGTGTTAAGTATGGCAATTGAGTTCCGGAAAACCGATCAGGACACCCCTTTGGTGTTGATGGGTTATTTAAATCCGATAGAAATCATGGGTTACGAAGATTTTGCCAACGCCGCACAACGCGCCGATGTCGATGGTGTGTTGACAGTGGATTTGCCGCCGGAAGAATCGGAAGAGTGTGTCAGACTGCTGCGCGAGCGCGGTATCGACCAGATTTTTTTACTAGCGCCTAACACCAATGCCGAACGCATTCAGAAGATGGACGCGGTGGGTAGCGGCTATTTGTATTACGTGTCCTTGAAAGGCGTGACCGGCGCCGGGCATCTGGATACCGCCGACGTCGAACAAAAACTGCAACTGATTCGCCAAAATACAGCTTTGCCGGTCGGCGTCGGTTTTGGTGTGAAGGATGCCGACACCGCGAAAACCATCGCCGCGATTGCCGACGGTGTCGTGGTGGGTAGCGCGCTGATCAGTAAAATAGAAGCAAATCTCGATGATCCTCAGCAAGCCAAGCATGAGATCGTCACCTTATTAAAATCCATGCGTCAAGCCATGGATGTTTAA
- the trpB gene encoding tryptophan synthase subunit beta has product MTEKYPQGHKYDMPDARGHFGPYGGIFVAETLMPAITELNEAYQRYMQDPEFIAELDADLRDYVGRPSPLYHAERWSRVLGGAQIYLKREDLNHTGAHKVNNTVGQALLAKRMGKTRIIAETGAGQHGVATATVAARLGLECVVYMGAVDVARQALNVYRMKLLGATVVPVQSGSKTLKDALNEALRDWVTNIDNTFYIIGTVAGPHPYPAMVRDFQAVIGREARQQCIDQAGRLPDALVACVGGGSNAIGLFYPFIDDKTVKMYGVEAAGDGIETGRHSAPLSAGRPGVLHGNRTYLMADDDGEIIETHSISAGLDYPGVGPEHAWLKDTGRAQYPNITDEEALQGFHALTKMEGIIPALESSHAMAYAMKLAPTMRKDQIIIVNLSGRGDKDMHTIMQREGISL; this is encoded by the coding sequence ATGACAGAGAAATACCCTCAGGGGCACAAGTACGATATGCCGGATGCCCGGGGCCATTTCGGGCCTTACGGCGGTATTTTTGTAGCGGAAACGCTGATGCCGGCAATTACCGAATTGAACGAAGCCTACCAGCGCTATATGCAGGATCCTGAATTCATTGCCGAGTTGGATGCCGATCTCAGGGATTATGTGGGCCGGCCATCCCCGCTCTATCACGCCGAGCGATGGAGCCGCGTACTGGGCGGCGCGCAGATTTATCTAAAGCGCGAAGATCTCAACCACACCGGCGCGCATAAGGTAAATAATACCGTTGGTCAGGCGTTATTGGCAAAACGCATGGGCAAGACCCGTATCATCGCTGAAACCGGCGCTGGCCAGCACGGCGTCGCGACTGCGACTGTCGCTGCGCGCCTGGGTTTGGAGTGCGTGGTTTACATGGGCGCAGTCGATGTTGCGCGCCAAGCCTTGAATGTCTATCGGATGAAGTTGCTGGGCGCCACTGTCGTGCCCGTGCAATCCGGCTCCAAAACCCTGAAAGATGCGCTGAACGAAGCCCTGCGCGACTGGGTAACCAATATCGACAATACGTTTTACATTATCGGCACAGTCGCCGGTCCGCATCCTTATCCGGCCATGGTTCGGGATTTTCAGGCGGTGATAGGCCGCGAAGCCCGCCAACAATGTATCGATCAAGCAGGGCGCTTGCCGGATGCGCTGGTGGCATGCGTGGGTGGCGGGTCCAATGCCATTGGATTGTTTTATCCGTTTATCGATGACAAGACCGTGAAAATGTATGGGGTAGAGGCTGCCGGCGACGGCATCGAAACCGGTCGTCATTCCGCGCCGTTGTCGGCCGGCAGGCCCGGTGTATTGCACGGCAATCGTACCTATCTGATGGCCGATGACGACGGTGAGATTATCGAAACGCATTCCATCTCCGCCGGTCTGGATTATCCTGGCGTCGGTCCGGAACATGCCTGGTTGAAAGATACCGGCCGCGCCCAATATCCCAATATTACCGACGAAGAGGCGCTGCAAGGTTTTCATGCCTTAACCAAGATGGAAGGCATCATCCCGGCGCTGGAGTCCAGCCATGCGATGGCTTATGCGATGAAGCTGGCGCCTACTATGCGCAAGGATCAAATTATTATCGTTAACCTATCCGGACGCGGCGATAAAGACATGCACACCATTATGCAACGCGAGGGCATCAGTCTATGA
- a CDS encoding phosphoribosylanthranilate isomerase, whose amino-acid sequence MRTRVKICGFTQVEDALCAANLGVDAIGLVFYPPSPRNVSIEQAAIISRALPAFVNVVALFVDAEPALIREVLNKVRVDCLQFHGDEAAEDCRIYDKAYIKAIRMRPDTDVGALQQQYHDAAGLLLDAYHPGVQGGSGSGFDWDLIPKTRSVPIILAGGLTPENAGDAIKAVKPYALDVSSGVEAGKGIKDAAKMAAFIRKTNQVTLEL is encoded by the coding sequence ATGCGCACCCGCGTTAAAATTTGCGGCTTTACTCAGGTTGAAGATGCGCTTTGTGCGGCTAATTTGGGTGTCGATGCCATCGGTTTGGTGTTTTATCCGCCCAGTCCAAGAAACGTATCCATCGAACAAGCTGCCATTATCAGTAGAGCATTGCCAGCCTTTGTTAACGTGGTAGCCTTGTTCGTCGATGCCGAGCCTGCTTTGATTCGCGAGGTGTTAAATAAAGTAAGGGTGGATTGCCTGCAATTTCATGGCGATGAAGCTGCCGAGGATTGCCGGATTTACGATAAGGCGTACATCAAAGCGATTCGCATGCGCCCGGATACGGACGTCGGCGCGCTGCAACAGCAATACCACGATGCGGCCGGCTTACTTTTGGATGCTTATCATCCAGGCGTGCAAGGCGGCAGCGGTAGCGGTTTTGACTGGGATTTGATTCCAAAGACTCGTAGTGTGCCGATAATTCTCGCGGGCGGATTGACGCCGGAAAATGCCGGTGATGCGATTAAAGCTGTAAAACCGTATGCGCTGGATGTCAGCAGCGGTGTTGAGGCCGGGAAAGGCATTAAGGATGCGGCAAAAATGGCTGCGTTTATAAGAAAAACTAATCAAGTGACTTTAGAACTATGA
- a CDS encoding DUF2231 domain-containing protein codes for MWGLNDHLTFAVHGGGDSGGGLSGGVDSLLSFLEVLVRQSPSESFNSLLPGIAALQNIHPLLVHFPIALLTLFFTLDLIGSLANRPEWRQIAGAFLYLGTVFAGFAVAAGLVAAATVAHGGNVHEVMEHHEHLGISVLSLAAVLAAWRLLSKGHIVGPANTLYLLLAAILSGLLAFTADLGGLMVYKYGVSVQAADQINRAAAQAHEHEGVVEDNVSVIHEEVDVEELKPDDSHHDEAAHGSAGHHHDHHHAH; via the coding sequence ATGTGGGGTCTAAACGATCATTTAACGTTTGCCGTACATGGCGGTGGTGATAGCGGCGGCGGGCTGAGCGGCGGGGTAGACAGCTTGCTGTCGTTTCTCGAAGTACTGGTGCGGCAATCCCCTTCGGAAAGTTTTAATAGTCTGTTGCCAGGCATTGCCGCGTTGCAGAATATTCATCCCTTGCTGGTGCATTTTCCGATTGCTTTGCTGACATTGTTCTTTACCCTGGATTTGATAGGCAGCTTGGCGAACCGCCCGGAGTGGCGGCAGATAGCCGGCGCGTTTTTGTATCTGGGTACGGTGTTTGCCGGGTTCGCCGTGGCGGCCGGTTTGGTTGCGGCTGCGACAGTGGCGCATGGCGGCAACGTCCATGAAGTGATGGAGCATCACGAACATCTGGGTATCTCGGTATTGAGCCTGGCTGCAGTTCTGGCGGCCTGGCGCTTGTTGAGCAAAGGGCATATTGTCGGTCCAGCCAATACCTTGTACTTGTTATTGGCGGCGATTTTATCTGGGCTGTTGGCGTTTACCGCCGACCTAGGTGGCCTGATGGTTTATAAATATGGCGTGTCGGTGCAAGCTGCCGATCAGATCAATCGAGCCGCCGCGCAAGCCCACGAACACGAAGGCGTTGTTGAGGATAATGTGTCGGTAATACATGAAGAAGTCGACGTGGAAGAATTGAAACCGGATGATAGTCATCACGATGAAGCGGCGCATGGCTCTGCCGGTCATCATCACGACCATCATCATGCGCATTGA
- a CDS encoding FAD:protein FMN transferase — MQTFSGFAQGTTYHISYWTPQALDDAQITAEAEKVFLDLDKTLSNYRPDSIIEQFNANTSTNSQQVGEEIVALVKVAQNVSKLSQGCYDLTIKPLFEMWGFMGDDLTIPDDAALQAALANIGMDKLQLVDDSHMLKTLPNVRVDVSSIAQGYSVEKISSALEALGIENYLVEIGGELKALGSKPDGKAWRIAVEKPLPGEQKMHKVVTLPKETPMAVMTSGTYRHYFDIKGKRYSHILDGRNGKPVTHDLVAVSVFNESPTIADAWSTALLCLGQEEGMKLADAEKLQVMFIQQQGTEFVESKTRALTMSTQVTIN, encoded by the coding sequence GTGCAGACGTTTAGTGGTTTTGCGCAAGGGACCACCTACCACATCAGCTATTGGACGCCGCAAGCCTTGGATGATGCGCAAATTACCGCTGAGGCTGAAAAAGTTTTCTTGGATTTGGATAAAACCTTATCCAACTACCGGCCTGACTCGATAATCGAGCAATTCAACGCCAACACATCGACAAACAGTCAGCAGGTTGGCGAGGAAATCGTCGCTTTGGTTAAAGTTGCACAGAACGTCAGTAAACTGAGTCAGGGTTGTTACGATTTGACCATAAAACCTTTGTTCGAGATGTGGGGCTTTATGGGCGACGATTTGACTATTCCCGACGATGCCGCGCTGCAGGCAGCTTTGGCGAATATCGGCATGGATAAATTGCAGCTGGTCGACGATAGCCATATGTTGAAAACACTACCGAATGTGCGAGTCGATGTGTCGTCGATAGCGCAGGGTTATAGCGTAGAAAAAATCAGTAGTGCGCTTGAGGCCTTGGGTATCGAAAACTATTTGGTGGAAATTGGCGGCGAATTGAAAGCGCTGGGCAGCAAGCCGGACGGTAAGGCCTGGCGGATTGCAGTGGAAAAGCCGCTGCCCGGTGAGCAAAAAATGCACAAGGTGGTGACCTTGCCCAAAGAAACACCGATGGCGGTGATGACCTCCGGCACTTATCGGCATTATTTCGACATTAAAGGCAAACGTTACAGCCACATTCTCGATGGCCGCAATGGCAAACCGGTGACACACGATTTGGTAGCTGTTAGTGTGTTTAATGAAAGCCCCACTATCGCAGATGCCTGGTCTACTGCTTTACTATGCTTGGGGCAAGAAGAGGGTATGAAACTCGCTGATGCCGAGAAATTGCAGGTGATGTTTATCCAGCAACAAGGCACCGAGTTTGTGGAAAGCAAAACTAGAGCCTTGACAATGTCGACTCAGGTGACGATTAACTAG
- a CDS encoding hydrolase, translating into MMAMHPNLLDANNSVLLVVDIQGRLSTVMPVLELQQMLMHGQRLLQAAGLLDVPVLVTEQYPQGLGPTQQEIGEYLPGNSRCFSKTGFSCCAADGFNQALVDTGRKQVVVIGQEAHVCVLQTALELLNQHYQVHVLEDAVCSRRAEHKNFALQRMQQQGATLSCHESVLFEWLRDARHSHFKTISALLR; encoded by the coding sequence ATGATGGCCATGCATCCGAATTTATTAGACGCAAACAATAGCGTTTTGCTAGTGGTTGATATTCAAGGGCGTTTGTCTACGGTGATGCCCGTTTTAGAGCTGCAGCAGATGCTCATGCACGGCCAACGTTTGCTGCAAGCTGCGGGGTTGTTGGATGTGCCGGTGCTAGTGACCGAACAGTATCCCCAAGGTCTTGGGCCTACTCAACAGGAGATTGGCGAGTATTTGCCGGGCAACTCGCGGTGTTTCAGTAAAACCGGTTTTTCTTGTTGCGCCGCGGACGGCTTCAATCAAGCTTTGGTTGATACCGGGCGGAAACAAGTCGTCGTGATAGGCCAGGAAGCGCATGTCTGCGTGTTGCAAACCGCGCTTGAGTTGTTAAATCAGCATTATCAGGTTCACGTTTTGGAAGATGCTGTCTGCTCGCGTCGCGCGGAACATAAAAATTTCGCTTTGCAGCGTATGCAGCAGCAAGGCGCTACGTTGAGCTGTCACGAATCAGTGTTGTTCGAATGGTTGCGGGATGCTCGGCATAGCCATTTCAAAACTATTTCAGCGCTTTTGCGTTAA
- the smpB gene encoding SsrA-binding protein SmpB, producing the protein MAAKKSKKDNKATDNTIAVNRQATHEYTIDETFEAGLVLEGWEVKSLRDGRIQLKESYVEVRRGEAWLCGAHVSALLSASTHVNPDAVRKKKLLLHRRELNRLIGSVERKGYTLIPLSMYWIKGRAKLKIGLAKGKKLHDKRAAAKDKDWERDRARIMKHG; encoded by the coding sequence ATGGCAGCCAAAAAATCCAAGAAGGACAACAAAGCCACCGATAACACCATTGCGGTTAATCGCCAGGCTACTCACGAGTACACCATAGACGAGACTTTCGAAGCCGGTTTGGTATTGGAAGGCTGGGAAGTAAAGAGTTTACGCGACGGTCGGATTCAATTGAAAGAAAGCTATGTCGAGGTCAGACGTGGTGAAGCCTGGCTGTGCGGCGCGCATGTTTCGGCACTGTTGTCGGCGTCTACCCATGTCAATCCCGATGCGGTGCGCAAGAAAAAACTGTTGTTGCATAGACGCGAGCTGAATAGGCTGATCGGTTCAGTGGAACGCAAGGGCTATACCTTGATTCCGTTGTCGATGTACTGGATTAAAGGCCGCGCCAAGTTAAAAATCGGTCTGGCCAAGGGTAAAAAACTGCACGACAAACGCGCCGCTGCCAAGGATAAAGATTGGGAGCGCGATAGGGCGCGCATCATGAAGCACGGTTAA
- a CDS encoding sodium-dependent transporter codes for MTDKTPSIHGEWSSRFAFILAATGSAVGLGNIWKFPYITGQNGGGAFVMVYLLCVAAIGIPIMIAEIMLGRRGRQSPINTMQSLAAEAKVDPRWGYLGWMGMIAGFLILAYYSVIAGWAMAYIFKAFFGGFFGTDASEVKQMFDNLMASPLQQIFWHSLFMFITMQVVMRGVKGGLEKAVRFLMPALFVILIILVAYAMASGAYAQGIHFLFSPDFSKINADAVLTAMGHAFFTLSLGMGAIMVYGSYLPGHVSIAKTTFFIAGADTAVALLAGIAIFPLVFANQLEVATGPGLIFQTLPLAFGHMSGGWMFGVLFFVLLFFAALTSSISLIEPAVAWLVENKNIDRQKACVWSGTACWGLGLAVVFSFNIWSGFKMFDKNLFELLDYLTANLMLPLGGLCIAVFAGWMMKQGHAEQELELPKQGFQAWQFLIKYLAPAAVFIVFLHVLGVL; via the coding sequence ATGACAGATAAAACCCCATCCATCCACGGCGAATGGTCCTCCCGCTTCGCCTTTATTCTGGCCGCCACCGGTTCGGCGGTCGGTTTGGGTAATATCTGGAAGTTTCCTTACATCACCGGCCAAAACGGCGGTGGCGCCTTTGTAATGGTGTATTTGCTCTGCGTAGCCGCCATCGGCATACCGATCATGATTGCGGAAATTATGCTGGGCCGACGCGGCCGGCAAAGCCCGATCAACACCATGCAAAGTCTAGCCGCGGAAGCTAAAGTCGATCCACGCTGGGGGTATTTGGGCTGGATGGGCATGATCGCCGGTTTTTTAATCCTGGCCTACTATAGCGTGATTGCCGGCTGGGCTATGGCTTATATCTTTAAAGCCTTTTTCGGCGGCTTCTTCGGTACCGACGCAAGTGAAGTCAAGCAAATGTTCGACAACCTAATGGCCAGCCCGCTTCAGCAAATTTTCTGGCACTCGCTGTTCATGTTCATCACCATGCAAGTGGTGATGCGCGGCGTGAAAGGCGGCCTGGAAAAAGCCGTGCGCTTCTTAATGCCGGCTTTGTTTGTCATCCTGATCATTTTGGTGGCTTATGCGATGGCTTCCGGCGCTTATGCGCAAGGCATCCACTTTTTATTCAGCCCCGATTTCAGCAAAATCAACGCCGACGCTGTACTTACCGCAATGGGCCACGCCTTCTTTACTTTAAGCTTGGGCATGGGCGCGATTATGGTTTACGGCTCTTACCTGCCCGGTCATGTCTCTATTGCCAAAACCACGTTTTTCATCGCCGGCGCCGACACGGCGGTAGCCTTGCTGGCCGGCATCGCCATCTTTCCCCTGGTATTTGCCAACCAACTGGAAGTTGCCACCGGCCCCGGCCTGATCTTTCAAACCCTGCCCTTGGCTTTTGGACATATGAGCGGCGGCTGGATGTTCGGCGTGCTGTTTTTTGTGTTGCTGTTTTTTGCCGCCCTCACCTCCTCTATTTCTTTGATTGAGCCGGCAGTGGCCTGGCTGGTGGAAAACAAAAATATTGATAGGCAAAAAGCCTGCGTCTGGTCCGGCACCGCTTGCTGGGGTTTGGGCCTGGCCGTGGTATTTTCCTTCAATATCTGGTCCGGTTTTAAAATGTTCGATAAAAATCTATTCGAACTGCTGGACTATCTGACCGCTAACCTGATGCTGCCTTTGGGCGGTTTGTGCATCGCGGTATTTGCCGGCTGGATGATGAAACAAGGCCATGCCGAGCAAGAACTGGAACTTCCTAAGCAAGGCTTTCAAGCCTGGCAATTTCTGATCAAATACCTGGCACCGGCAGCAGTGTTCATCGTCTTCCTGCACGTGCTCGGGGTCCTGTAA
- a CDS encoding type II toxin-antitoxin system RatA family toxin, with protein sequence MITVVQKSALVKFSAKQMFDLVDDIESYPKFLPWCSGSKILKRDGDIVEGQIDIAKAGFHKSFTTRNKVDQGGKIQISLLDGPFSSLEGFWSFMPLREDASKISLDLEFEISGMLANLAFGPVFNQICNTMVSSFTQRAKSLYGG encoded by the coding sequence ATGATCACGGTTGTACAAAAAAGCGCCCTGGTCAAATTCTCGGCGAAGCAGATGTTCGATCTGGTGGACGATATCGAGTCGTATCCCAAGTTTTTACCTTGGTGCTCCGGCAGCAAGATATTGAAGCGCGACGGCGACATCGTCGAAGGCCAAATCGACATCGCCAAGGCCGGCTTTCATAAGTCCTTTACCACCCGCAATAAAGTCGATCAGGGCGGCAAAATCCAAATTAGCCTGCTGGACGGGCCGTTTTCCTCGCTTGAGGGCTTTTGGAGCTTCATGCCGCTGCGCGAGGACGCAAGCAAAATCTCGCTGGACCTGGAATTCGAAATCTCCGGCATGCTCGCCAATCTTGCGTTCGGCCCGGTGTTCAATCAGATCTGCAATACCATGGTATCTTCCTTCACCCAGCGCGCTAAATCGTTGTATGGCGGCTGA
- a CDS encoding RnfH family protein has translation MSVEVAYALPDRQLLTPVSLAANSSIEQAIEESGILREFPEIDLSKQKVGIFGQVCSLDKILSSEDRVEIYRPLKQNPMDARRVRLQK, from the coding sequence ATAAGCGTTGAAGTGGCTTATGCCCTGCCGGATCGGCAGTTGCTTACTCCCGTCAGTTTAGCGGCTAATAGCAGTATCGAACAGGCGATAGAAGAATCCGGCATTTTGCGGGAGTTTCCGGAAATTGATTTGAGTAAGCAGAAGGTTGGGATTTTTGGGCAGGTTTGCAGTTTGGATAAGATCCTTAGTTCTGAAGATCGTGTCGAGATTTATCGGCCTTTAAAACAAAATCCGATGGATGCGCGGCGGGTGCGATTGCAGAAGTAG
- a CDS encoding GNAT family N-acetyltransferase, translated as MSKDIRIQRLSGEALIQYIPELARLRIEVFRDFPYLYDGDYDYEKKYLQTYINCPESVIVLAFDGDAIIGASTAIPLKYETEEVKKPFVENDYNPDEVFYCGESVLNKAYRGLGIGVRFFEQREAHAEDLGGFKHITFCCVERPIDHPRRPADYVPLDAFWNKRGYLKHPELKTTYTWKDLDDVAETAKPMTFWLREDRA; from the coding sequence ATGAGCAAAGACATCCGCATTCAGCGCCTTAGCGGCGAAGCCTTGATTCAATACATTCCGGAACTGGCGCGCCTGCGCATCGAAGTGTTCCGCGATTTTCCGTATCTGTACGACGGCGATTACGACTACGAGAAGAAATACCTACAAACCTACATCAACTGCCCGGAAAGCGTGATCGTATTGGCGTTTGACGGCGACGCGATCATTGGCGCATCGACGGCGATTCCGCTGAAATATGAAACTGAGGAAGTTAAAAAACCGTTTGTTGAAAACGACTATAACCCGGACGAAGTGTTTTATTGCGGCGAATCGGTGTTGAACAAAGCCTATCGCGGCTTGGGCATAGGCGTGCGCTTTTTCGAACAACGCGAAGCGCATGCCGAGGATTTGGGCGGCTTCAAACACATTACTTTCTGCTGCGTCGAACGCCCGATTGACCATCCACGCCGTCCGGCCGATTACGTGCCGTTGGATGCATTCTGGAACAAGCGTGGCTACCTTAAACATCCTGAGTTGAAAACCACTTACACCTGGAAAGATCTCGACGACGTCGCAGAAACTGCCAAACCTATGACTTTTTGGTTGAGAGAAGACCGTGCCTAA